The following coding sequences are from one Microbacterium wangchenii window:
- a CDS encoding aspartate carbamoyltransferase catalytic subunit: protein MRHLLDTRTLTYDEALRILDVAEDMSDTQRREVRKLPTLRGKTVVNLFFEDSTRTRISFEAAAKRLSADVINFSAKGSSVSKGESLQDTAQTLQAMGADAVVIRHGASGAPRTLATSGWISAGVVNAGDGTHAHPTQALLDAFTIRKRTHGDASRGRDLAGLRVTIVGDVLHSRVARSNVWLLTTLGAEVTLVAPPTLVPQDVSQWPVRITYDLDDAIAAAPDALMMLRIQLERMNAAYFPTEREYSRRWGLDARRLAALPPGSIVMHPGPMNRGLEISAEAADSDRSTVLEQVANGVSVRMAVLYLLLAGERAASEREDDR, encoded by the coding sequence ATGCGGCATCTCCTGGACACCCGGACCCTCACGTACGACGAGGCGCTGCGCATCCTCGACGTCGCCGAAGACATGTCCGACACGCAGCGCCGCGAGGTCCGCAAGCTCCCGACGCTGCGCGGCAAGACGGTCGTGAACCTCTTCTTCGAAGACTCCACGCGCACCCGCATCTCCTTCGAAGCCGCGGCCAAGCGCCTCTCCGCCGACGTCATCAACTTCTCCGCCAAGGGGTCGAGCGTGTCGAAGGGGGAGTCGCTCCAGGACACCGCCCAGACGCTGCAGGCCATGGGGGCGGATGCGGTGGTCATCCGGCACGGCGCCTCCGGCGCGCCGCGCACCCTCGCCACGAGCGGGTGGATCAGCGCGGGCGTGGTCAACGCCGGCGACGGCACTCACGCGCATCCCACGCAGGCGCTGCTGGACGCCTTCACCATCCGCAAGCGCACCCACGGCGACGCCAGCCGCGGCCGCGACCTCGCGGGTCTGCGCGTCACGATCGTCGGTGACGTGCTGCACTCGCGCGTGGCGCGCTCCAACGTCTGGCTGCTGACGACGCTCGGGGCCGAGGTGACCCTCGTCGCCCCGCCCACGCTCGTCCCGCAGGACGTCTCCCAGTGGCCCGTGCGCATCACATACGACCTGGACGACGCGATCGCGGCCGCCCCGGACGCCCTCATGATGCTGCGCATCCAGCTCGAGCGGATGAATGCGGCGTATTTCCCGACTGAGCGGGAGTATTCCCGCCGGTGGGGGCTGGACGCGCGGCGGTTGGCGGCGCTGCCTCCGGGTAGCATTGTGATGCACCCCGGACCCATGAACCGGGGTCTGGAGATCTCCGCCGAAGCCGCCGATTCCGATCGCTCGACGGTGCTCGAGCAGGTCGCGAACGGCGTGTCCGTGCGGATGGCCGTGCTGTACCTGCTGCTTGCGGGGGAGCGCGCCGCAAGCGAACGAGAGGACGACCGATGA
- the pyrR gene encoding bifunctional pyr operon transcriptional regulator/uracil phosphoribosyltransferase PyrR, whose translation MSTRTVLHEADIARALTRISHEILESNKGPDGLVLLGIPTRGVPLAQRIANLVGEFAGVQVPVGSLDVTMYRDDLHRNPTRAPHPTQIPPGGIDGKVVVLVDDVLFSGRSIRAALDALQDIGRPTAVRLATLVDRGHRELPIRPDFVGKNLPSSREERVFVRLAETDGEESVTIEGR comes from the coding sequence ATGAGCACGCGCACCGTGCTGCATGAGGCCGACATCGCCCGAGCATTGACTCGGATCTCGCACGAGATCCTCGAGTCCAACAAGGGGCCGGACGGCCTCGTCCTGCTGGGGATCCCCACGCGCGGCGTGCCCCTGGCCCAGCGCATCGCGAACCTCGTCGGCGAGTTCGCCGGAGTGCAGGTGCCGGTCGGATCGCTCGACGTCACGATGTACCGCGACGACCTGCACCGAAACCCCACGCGAGCCCCGCACCCCACGCAGATCCCGCCCGGCGGCATCGACGGCAAGGTCGTCGTCCTCGTCGACGACGTGCTGTTCTCGGGCCGCAGCATCCGCGCCGCCCTCGATGCGCTGCAGGACATCGGCCGGCCCACCGCCGTGCGCCTCGCGACGCTCGTGGACCGCGGGCACCGCGAGCTCCCGATCCGCCCCGACTTCGTCGGCAAGAATCTGCCGAGCTCGCGCGAGGAGCGCGTCTTCGTCCGTCTCGCCGAGACCGACGGCGAAGAGTCCGTCACGATCGAGGGGCGCTGA
- a CDS encoding Rieske 2Fe-2S domain-containing protein, protein MRITGLGHAGMFIETAGGSILCDPVLGPSFFGSWFPFPDNRGLDWERFGAADFLYISHRHRDHFDPALLERYVSKDIRVLLPDYPTDDLENDLRRLGYDNIVYTRSGEVLEYGELKIMVTPLRAPSDGPIGDSSLSVDDGTASILNQNDSHPLDLETLLSFSKPDAYFTQVSGAIWWPMVYDLPQEAKQNFAQLKRDAQNKRAMYYIEKVDAEHVFPMAGPPMFLREELFRYNGLGLENDSIFTDQRQFLEHMAQMRPEQKGHLFLPGTQVDVHGSAVEVTQTLFSEAEIERVFGDKWAYLAEQRDTRQDEIRAEEASRAEVLPPSEMLAAIKEWWEPLLRRARTVRNGVGGNVRFRIGELDMVVDFPKAKVREYAGEECIYWYTIPADLVSTNIRDHEIDWSNSIFLSMQFEVGRSGKFNEFLTTFLKCLSRDRIEYVENWYAEQSDQTEDIQLDDWVVQRRCPHLRADLSKTGKIEDGVLTCSLHDWKWDLTSGRCLTTQGHPIRSAQADPAAAAPAA, encoded by the coding sequence ATGAGAATCACGGGCCTCGGCCACGCCGGCATGTTCATCGAGACCGCCGGCGGCAGCATCCTCTGCGACCCGGTCCTGGGCCCGAGCTTCTTCGGGTCGTGGTTCCCCTTCCCCGACAACCGGGGGCTGGACTGGGAGCGATTCGGCGCGGCGGACTTCCTCTACATCTCCCACCGCCACCGCGACCACTTCGACCCGGCGCTGCTGGAGCGCTACGTGTCGAAGGACATCCGCGTGCTGCTGCCGGATTACCCCACCGACGACCTCGAGAACGACCTGCGCCGGCTCGGGTACGACAACATCGTCTACACCCGCTCGGGCGAGGTCCTGGAGTACGGCGAACTGAAGATCATGGTGACGCCGCTGCGCGCACCCAGCGACGGCCCCATCGGCGACTCGTCGCTGTCGGTGGACGACGGCACCGCCAGCATCCTGAACCAGAACGACTCGCACCCCCTCGACCTCGAGACGCTGCTGAGCTTCAGCAAGCCGGATGCGTACTTCACGCAGGTCTCCGGAGCCATCTGGTGGCCCATGGTCTACGACCTGCCGCAGGAGGCGAAGCAGAACTTCGCCCAGCTCAAGCGCGACGCGCAGAACAAGCGCGCGATGTACTACATCGAGAAGGTCGACGCCGAGCACGTGTTCCCCATGGCGGGGCCGCCGATGTTCCTGCGCGAGGAGCTGTTCCGCTACAACGGCCTGGGGCTGGAGAACGACTCGATCTTCACCGACCAGCGCCAGTTCCTCGAGCACATGGCACAGATGCGTCCCGAGCAGAAGGGGCACCTCTTCCTCCCCGGCACGCAGGTGGATGTGCACGGCAGCGCGGTGGAGGTGACCCAGACGCTCTTCAGCGAGGCGGAGATCGAGCGCGTCTTCGGCGACAAGTGGGCCTACCTCGCCGAGCAGCGCGACACCCGGCAGGACGAGATCCGCGCCGAGGAGGCCTCCCGCGCGGAGGTGCTGCCGCCGTCGGAGATGCTCGCGGCAATCAAGGAGTGGTGGGAGCCGCTGCTGCGCCGTGCCCGCACAGTGCGCAACGGCGTGGGCGGCAACGTCCGCTTCCGCATCGGCGAGCTGGACATGGTCGTGGACTTCCCCAAGGCCAAGGTGCGCGAGTACGCGGGGGAGGAGTGCATCTACTGGTACACGATCCCCGCCGACCTGGTGTCCACGAACATCCGCGATCACGAGATCGACTGGTCGAACTCGATCTTCCTCTCGATGCAGTTCGAGGTCGGGCGCAGCGGCAAGTTCAACGAGTTCCTCACGACGTTCCTGAAGTGCCTCTCCCGCGACCGGATCGAGTACGTGGAGAACTGGTACGCCGAGCAGTCGGACCAGACCGAGGACATCCAGCTCGACGACTGGGTCGTGCAGCGCCGGTGCCCGCACCTGCGCGCGGATCTGTCCAAGACCGGCAAGATCGAGGACGGCGTGCTCACGTGCAGCCTCCACGACTGGAAGTGGGACCTGACCTCGGGCCGCTGCCTCACGACGCAGGGTCACCCCATCCGCTCCGCCCAGGCCGACCCCGCCGCCGCGGCCCCCGCCGCCTGA
- a CDS encoding DEAD/DEAH box helicase yields MSSWRALIPVSEDSAATPLGLGVELRQRDAYDPGRWEPRAVAAAIPRALARRQDELSIALRPLVPGARGGWIRGDVSWDSIRRFPERYRAAHARWFTELIGIASAPRIAGSFSPGPEWITLDTAASAHVWPHLSAAEVLGIPVVATHPQQEVSLAGAARVGVTLHPEPGGAVLLRATVQIDGADAAAEAVRPIGTSGLYAFALHRDPIPVVLAPADLPDPLPALLGSPGLMIPAAEKAEFLDELYPVLARRTAVTAADGLVLPPPGRPSLRVAVQFRPAHTIRYDMTWVSPGRPPVPFAGRDLAGPEAELAEHVRAAWAHASASPFASAATVRDLDAAEFSARVLPALEALPRVRVEITGERPAYRELTGDPAITITAVESPDPDWFDLGILVVVEGRTIPFGSLFTALARGRARMMLSDGAYFSLAHPALDRLRELVEEAASLAEWETGPRIARTQVSLWTEFEDLADQAEPALAWQATVAGLRDTDAIEPPAPPTALRARLRPYQQAGFSWLAFLWRHGLGGILADDMGLGKTLQTLALVAHARGAGERRPFLVVAPTSVLATWAEEAARFLPDLVVRTVDATGARSRTSLAQAAAEADLVVTSYAVLRLDAAAFTAHEWAGVLLDEAQFAKNPRTKLHQAVAGLRRGMTVAITGTPLENSLTDLWALLSLTAPGLFPSARRFREEYVRPIEHASAAANTPIATDAAARHRARRVERLRRRIRPFVLRRTKELVAPELPPRQEQDVHIELAPAHRARYDAVLQRERRKVLGLLDDLDRNRMVVFRSLTLLRLLSLAPALVSPDDAHLGSAKLDALLDRLTEVAAEGHRALVFSQFTSFLAMAAERLDAAGIAYASLNGSTADRAGVVDGFRRGDAAAFLISLKAGGFGLTLTEADYVFILDPWWNPAAEAQAVDRTHRIGQTRSVFVYRLLSAGTIEEKVAALQQRKSELFRSVLDDGDPFSGALDADDIRGLLEA; encoded by the coding sequence ATGTCGTCCTGGCGCGCTCTGATCCCCGTTTCGGAGGATTCCGCAGCCACGCCCCTGGGCCTGGGGGTCGAGCTGCGTCAGCGCGACGCGTACGACCCCGGTCGATGGGAGCCGCGCGCCGTCGCGGCCGCCATCCCGCGCGCCCTCGCGCGCCGCCAGGACGAGCTGTCGATCGCCCTTCGTCCGCTGGTCCCGGGCGCGCGGGGCGGATGGATTCGGGGCGATGTGTCGTGGGACTCGATCCGCCGCTTCCCCGAGCGCTATCGCGCCGCCCACGCGCGATGGTTCACCGAACTGATCGGGATCGCTTCGGCGCCCCGCATCGCGGGGAGCTTCTCGCCCGGGCCGGAGTGGATCACGCTGGACACCGCGGCGTCGGCGCACGTGTGGCCGCACCTGTCCGCCGCCGAGGTGCTCGGGATCCCCGTCGTGGCGACGCATCCGCAGCAGGAGGTCTCCCTCGCCGGCGCCGCCCGCGTCGGCGTGACCCTGCACCCGGAACCGGGCGGCGCCGTGCTCCTGCGCGCGACCGTGCAGATCGACGGGGCGGATGCGGCGGCCGAGGCGGTGCGCCCGATCGGCACGAGCGGCCTGTACGCCTTCGCGCTGCACCGCGACCCGATCCCCGTCGTCCTCGCCCCCGCCGACCTGCCCGACCCGCTCCCGGCGCTCCTGGGGTCACCGGGCCTGATGATCCCCGCCGCTGAGAAGGCGGAGTTCCTCGACGAGCTGTATCCCGTCCTCGCCCGGCGGACGGCGGTGACCGCCGCCGACGGCCTTGTGCTGCCGCCACCGGGACGGCCGTCGCTGCGGGTGGCGGTGCAGTTCCGTCCTGCCCACACCATCCGCTACGACATGACGTGGGTGAGCCCCGGCCGCCCGCCCGTGCCCTTCGCCGGCCGCGACCTCGCCGGTCCCGAGGCCGAGCTCGCCGAGCACGTGCGCGCGGCGTGGGCCCACGCCAGCGCGTCACCGTTCGCGTCGGCCGCCACCGTCCGCGATCTGGATGCCGCGGAGTTCTCCGCGCGCGTCCTCCCTGCCCTCGAAGCCCTGCCGCGCGTGCGGGTGGAGATCACGGGGGAGCGGCCCGCCTATCGCGAGCTCACCGGCGACCCCGCCATCACCATCACCGCCGTGGAGAGCCCCGATCCGGACTGGTTCGATCTGGGCATCCTCGTGGTCGTGGAGGGCCGCACGATCCCGTTCGGCTCCCTGTTCACGGCGTTGGCCCGCGGACGGGCGCGGATGATGCTCTCCGACGGCGCGTACTTCTCGCTCGCCCACCCCGCGCTGGATCGGCTCAGGGAGCTGGTCGAGGAGGCCGCATCCCTCGCCGAGTGGGAGACCGGGCCCCGCATCGCCCGCACGCAGGTGAGCCTGTGGACCGAGTTCGAGGACCTCGCCGACCAGGCGGAACCCGCTCTGGCCTGGCAGGCGACGGTCGCCGGCCTCCGCGACACCGACGCGATCGAGCCCCCGGCCCCGCCGACCGCGCTGCGGGCACGGCTGCGGCCCTACCAGCAGGCGGGATTCTCGTGGCTGGCCTTCCTGTGGCGGCACGGGCTCGGCGGGATCCTCGCCGACGACATGGGGCTGGGGAAGACGCTGCAGACCCTGGCTCTGGTCGCGCACGCCCGGGGCGCAGGCGAGCGGCGGCCGTTCCTGGTCGTGGCCCCCACGTCGGTACTCGCCACGTGGGCCGAGGAGGCGGCGCGGTTCCTGCCCGACCTGGTCGTGCGCACCGTCGACGCCACCGGCGCGCGCTCGCGCACGTCGCTGGCCCAGGCGGCGGCCGAGGCCGACCTCGTCGTGACGTCCTACGCGGTGCTGCGGCTGGATGCGGCGGCGTTCACGGCGCACGAGTGGGCCGGCGTGCTGCTGGATGAAGCCCAGTTCGCCAAGAACCCGCGCACCAAGCTCCACCAGGCCGTCGCGGGGCTGCGCCGCGGCATGACGGTCGCGATCACCGGGACTCCGCTGGAGAACAGCCTCACCGACCTGTGGGCACTGCTCTCGCTCACCGCGCCGGGACTGTTCCCCTCGGCCCGCCGGTTCCGCGAAGAGTACGTCCGCCCTATCGAGCACGCCTCCGCCGCCGCGAACACCCCGATCGCCACGGATGCCGCCGCGCGCCACCGGGCACGCCGCGTGGAGCGCCTGCGCCGCCGCATCCGTCCGTTCGTGCTGCGCCGCACGAAGGAGCTCGTCGCCCCCGAGCTGCCGCCGCGGCAGGAGCAGGACGTGCACATCGAGCTCGCGCCCGCTCACCGCGCACGGTACGACGCCGTGCTGCAGCGGGAACGGCGCAAGGTGCTCGGGCTCCTGGACGACCTCGACCGCAACCGCATGGTCGTCTTCCGCTCGCTCACCCTCCTGCGTCTGCTGAGCCTGGCCCCGGCGCTCGTGTCGCCCGACGACGCGCACCTGGGTTCGGCCAAGCTCGACGCGCTGCTGGACCGGCTCACCGAGGTCGCCGCGGAGGGCCACCGGGCACTGGTGTTCAGCCAGTTCACGTCGTTCCTGGCGATGGCCGCCGAGCGGCTGGATGCCGCCGGCATCGCGTACGCCTCGCTCAACGGGTCCACCGCCGACCGGGCCGGCGTCGTCGACGGATTCCGGCGGGGGGATGCGGCGGCCTTCCTGATCAGCCTCAAAGCCGGGGGATTCGGCCTCACCCTCACCGAGGCGGACTACGTCTTCATCCTCGACCCGTGGTGGAACCCCGCCGCCGAGGCGCAGGCCGTGGACCGCACGCACCGGATCGGGCAGACCCGGAGCGTGTTCGTCTACCGGCTCCTCTCGGCGGGGACGATCGAGGAGAAGGTCGCGGCGCTGCAGCAGCGCAAATCCGAGCTGTTCCGCTCCGTCCTGGACGACGGCGACCCGTTCTCCGGCGCGTTGGACGCCGACGACATCCGCGGTCTTCTGGAGGCCTGA
- the nusB gene encoding transcription antitermination factor NusB, producing the protein MSARTKARKRALDILFSADVRGEDISTVLAAEAKRAASEPARESSWLYAREIVDGVIDNHDAIDEQITTFAKDWSLARMPAVDRALLRIGTWEILYNDEVPVAVAIDEAVELAKEFSTDDSGTFVHGVLARISRGS; encoded by the coding sequence GTGAGCGCTCGCACCAAGGCGCGCAAACGCGCCCTCGACATCCTCTTCTCCGCCGACGTGCGCGGGGAGGACATCTCCACCGTGCTCGCCGCGGAGGCCAAGCGTGCCGCCAGCGAACCCGCGCGCGAATCGTCGTGGCTGTACGCCCGCGAGATCGTCGACGGGGTGATCGACAACCACGACGCCATCGACGAGCAGATCACGACGTTCGCGAAGGACTGGAGCCTGGCCCGCATGCCCGCGGTGGACCGCGCTCTGCTGCGGATCGGCACGTGGGAGATCCTCTACAACGACGAGGTCCCCGTCGCCGTCGCGATCGACGAGGCCGTCGAACTGGCCAAGGAGTTCTCCACCGACGACTCCGGCACGTTCGTGCACGGCGTGCTCGCCCGGATCTCGCGCGGCAGCTGA
- the efp gene encoding elongation factor P, with amino-acid sequence MASTADIKNGVVLSIDGQLWSVVEFQHVKPGKGGAFVRTKLKNVVTGKTVDRTYNAGTKIDIENVDRRDFTYLYNDGDSYVFMDVADYDQLSVPASVVGDAANFLLENQQVQIALNNGNPLYVELPASVVLEITYTEPGLQGDRSSAGTKPATVETGYEIQVPLFLETGTKVKVDTRTGDYLGRVN; translated from the coding sequence ATGGCTTCCACCGCAGACATCAAGAACGGCGTCGTCCTCAGCATCGACGGTCAGCTCTGGAGCGTCGTGGAGTTTCAGCACGTCAAGCCCGGCAAGGGCGGCGCGTTCGTGCGTACGAAGCTCAAGAACGTCGTGACGGGTAAGACCGTGGACCGCACGTACAACGCCGGCACCAAGATCGACATCGAGAACGTCGACCGCCGCGACTTCACGTACCTGTACAACGACGGCGACAGCTACGTCTTCATGGACGTCGCCGACTACGACCAGCTCTCCGTCCCCGCCTCCGTCGTGGGGGATGCGGCGAACTTCCTGCTCGAGAACCAGCAGGTGCAGATCGCCCTGAACAACGGCAACCCGCTGTACGTCGAGCTGCCCGCATCCGTGGTCCTGGAGATCACCTACACCGAGCCGGGCCTGCAGGGCGACCGCTCGTCGGCGGGCACGAAGCCGGCGACGGTGGAGACCGGGTATGAGATCCAGGTTCCGCTGTTCCTGGAGACCGGCACGAAGGTCAAGGTCGACACCCGCACGGGCGACTACCTCGGCCGCGTCAACTGA
- the aroQ gene encoding type II 3-dehydroquinate dehydratase, which yields MTTSHRLLLVNGPNLNLLGTREPHIYGTDTLADVERVTTEAAAARGFTVRAVQSNHEGVLIDAIHDAREDCAGIVINAGAYTHTSVALRDALSAVALPVAEVHISDLSAREPFRQHSYIADVAVVHVVGEGVPGYARAVRLLCDVIAGQADG from the coding sequence GTGACGACGAGCCACCGCCTGCTGCTGGTCAACGGTCCGAACCTCAACCTCCTGGGCACGCGCGAACCGCACATCTACGGCACCGACACCCTCGCCGATGTCGAGCGCGTCACGACCGAGGCCGCCGCTGCACGCGGGTTCACCGTCCGGGCCGTGCAGAGCAACCACGAAGGCGTGCTGATCGACGCCATCCACGACGCGCGCGAGGACTGCGCCGGCATCGTCATCAACGCGGGGGCCTACACCCACACCTCGGTGGCACTGCGGGATGCGCTGTCGGCCGTCGCGCTGCCCGTCGCGGAGGTGCACATCTCCGACCTGTCGGCGCGGGAGCCGTTCCGGCAGCACTCCTACATCGCGGATGTGGCGGTCGTGCACGTCGTGGGCGAAGGAGTCCCGGGGTATGCGCGGGCCGTGCGGCTGCTGTGCGATGTCATCGCCGGGCAGGCCGACGGCTGA
- the fdhD gene encoding formate dehydrogenase accessory sulfurtransferase FdhD: MGRITVRKPIVTLRVDGTQRRRPDTLAVEEPLEIRVGGTPLAVTMRTPGHDVELAAGFLVSEGVISRGDQFAGAIHCGGPGTGGVENTYNVLDVTLAAGVAPPSPDIARSFYTTSSCGVCGKASIDAVETVSAYDVSGDDARIDLPVLAGLPDALRAQQAVFDKTGGLHAAGLFDAATGELLVLREDVGRHNAVDKVVGWAALSHRLPLRGTVLQVSGRASFELVQKAAMAGIPILAAVSAPSSLAVDLADSRGLTLVGFSRGQTLNVYTRADRVITASDTASDAPAADRLAGSVHA; this comes from the coding sequence ATGGGACGCATCACCGTACGCAAGCCGATCGTCACGCTGCGCGTGGACGGCACGCAGCGCCGACGACCCGACACCCTCGCCGTCGAGGAGCCGCTGGAGATCCGCGTCGGCGGCACGCCGCTGGCCGTCACGATGCGCACCCCCGGCCACGATGTCGAGCTGGCCGCCGGGTTCCTCGTGTCGGAGGGCGTGATCTCGCGCGGCGATCAGTTCGCCGGCGCCATCCACTGCGGAGGCCCGGGGACCGGGGGCGTGGAGAACACGTACAACGTGCTCGATGTGACCCTCGCCGCCGGCGTCGCACCGCCCTCTCCCGACATCGCGCGGTCGTTCTACACGACCAGCTCGTGCGGCGTATGCGGCAAGGCCTCGATCGACGCCGTCGAAACGGTGTCGGCGTACGACGTCTCCGGAGACGACGCGCGGATCGACCTGCCGGTGCTTGCCGGTCTTCCCGATGCGCTCCGTGCGCAACAGGCCGTGTTCGACAAGACCGGCGGCCTGCACGCGGCCGGACTCTTCGACGCGGCGACGGGGGAGCTGCTCGTCCTGCGCGAAGACGTCGGACGGCACAACGCCGTGGACAAGGTCGTCGGATGGGCCGCGCTGTCGCACCGCCTTCCCCTGCGCGGCACCGTGCTGCAGGTGTCGGGACGGGCGAGCTTCGAACTTGTCCAGAAAGCCGCGATGGCGGGTATCCCGATCCTCGCCGCCGTGTCCGCACCGTCCTCCCTCGCCGTGGACCTGGCCGACTCCCGGGGCCTGACGCTCGTCGGGTTCTCGCGCGGCCAGACGCTCAACGTGTACACGCGCGCCGACCGCGTGATCACCGCATCCGACACCGCATCCGACGCCCCGGCCGCCGACCGGCTCGCTGGTAGTGTGCACGCGTGA
- the glp gene encoding gephyrin-like molybdotransferase Glp, whose translation MVRTVEEQWADVAAAVRMLPSVELPLADAAGRTLAADVTAAVDIPVWENSAMDGFAVRYDDVVAAAADAPVSLRVVADVPAGSDLDPPLRPGEAARIMTGAPVPAAADAIVPFEDTRGGLADSLHTVAVLAAPSARGAHIRRRGEDATRGDVVLPAGVRLGSWQLAAAAAAGVSAVPATRAPRVAVFSTGDELVAPGEPLRRGQIPESNATLLAALVAEADAEVVLRGVVRDDEDEFRAALAAAAERGADVVLTSGGVSAGAFEVVKNTLGDAADIRFSAVAMQPGKPQGFGVLPGGALFFGLPGNPVSVAVSFEVFVRPALLRMQRRSHVHRPVLRVRAAAGWRTPSGRRQYVPVRLDRTDAAGWTTEPATAGGSRSHLAGGLGRAEAFAVVPADVEKVEPGDTVEVMLLT comes from the coding sequence ATGGTGCGCACCGTCGAGGAGCAGTGGGCCGACGTCGCCGCAGCGGTGCGGATGCTGCCTTCGGTCGAACTCCCCCTGGCCGACGCCGCCGGCCGCACGCTGGCGGCCGACGTGACTGCCGCGGTGGACATCCCGGTGTGGGAAAACTCGGCGATGGACGGCTTCGCGGTGCGCTACGACGACGTCGTAGCCGCGGCGGCGGATGCGCCGGTCTCCCTGCGCGTGGTCGCCGACGTCCCCGCCGGCTCCGACCTGGACCCTCCCCTGCGGCCGGGCGAGGCCGCCCGGATCATGACCGGCGCTCCCGTACCCGCTGCCGCCGACGCCATCGTCCCGTTCGAAGACACCCGCGGCGGCCTCGCCGACTCGCTGCACACCGTCGCCGTCCTCGCCGCCCCGTCCGCGCGCGGCGCGCACATCCGTCGCCGCGGCGAAGACGCCACCCGGGGAGACGTCGTCCTCCCCGCCGGCGTGCGGCTGGGGTCGTGGCAGCTCGCGGCGGCCGCGGCGGCGGGCGTGTCGGCCGTCCCGGCGACCCGCGCGCCGCGCGTGGCGGTCTTCTCGACCGGGGACGAGCTCGTCGCCCCCGGAGAGCCGTTGCGACGCGGGCAGATCCCCGAGTCCAATGCCACCCTCCTCGCAGCGCTCGTGGCCGAGGCCGATGCCGAGGTCGTGCTGCGTGGTGTCGTCCGCGACGACGAGGACGAGTTCCGCGCCGCCCTCGCGGCGGCCGCCGAACGCGGCGCAGACGTCGTCCTCACCTCGGGAGGGGTCAGCGCGGGCGCGTTCGAGGTCGTCAAGAACACCCTCGGGGATGCCGCGGACATCCGGTTCTCGGCCGTGGCGATGCAGCCGGGCAAGCCCCAGGGCTTCGGCGTGCTCCCCGGCGGCGCGCTGTTCTTCGGCCTCCCGGGCAACCCGGTGAGCGTGGCGGTGTCGTTCGAGGTGTTCGTGCGGCCGGCGCTGCTGCGGATGCAGCGGCGCAGTCACGTGCACCGCCCTGTGCTGCGCGTGCGCGCCGCCGCGGGCTGGCGCACTCCGTCGGGTCGGCGTCAGTACGTCCCCGTGCGCCTGGACCGGACGGATGCTGCGGGCTGGACCACGGAACCGGCCACCGCGGGCGGATCGCGGTCGCACCTGGCCGGCGGCCTGGGGCGGGCGGAAGCGTTCGCCGTGGTTCCCGCCGACGTCGAGAAGGTCGAACCGGGAGACACCGTCGAGGTCATGCTGCTGACATGA
- a CDS encoding NTP transferase domain-containing protein, with amino-acid sequence MSTGGQFSFDAVVLAGGRAARMGGVAKPALTVAGHSLLARTVAAARAAGASRVIVAGPAVAGVEDVRWVREVPSFGGPVAGVAAALAQSTAPWAMILPADLIDPERAVAALTGQIPHADGACLVDDGGRTQWLTAIIRTAALRRRVAELGAGVRDAPARALHEGWDIALRPTAVAATDDVDTWDHLGEARRRFGARKEKTMSERTLPPEALEEWGRALRERFGLAEEDLPIGLILDLARDVANGVARPAAPFSAYVAGLVAGRAGGSPEQVRDAVAAITTLAEGWDGR; translated from the coding sequence ATGAGCACCGGCGGGCAGTTCTCCTTCGACGCCGTCGTGCTGGCCGGGGGGCGGGCGGCACGCATGGGCGGGGTCGCCAAGCCGGCCCTCACCGTGGCGGGCCACTCGCTCCTGGCGCGCACCGTCGCGGCCGCCCGGGCAGCCGGCGCCTCGCGCGTGATCGTGGCGGGCCCGGCCGTGGCCGGAGTGGAGGATGTCCGGTGGGTGCGGGAGGTACCCTCGTTCGGGGGGCCGGTCGCCGGCGTCGCCGCGGCGCTCGCGCAGTCGACGGCGCCCTGGGCGATGATCCTCCCCGCCGACCTGATCGACCCGGAGCGGGCGGTCGCAGCGCTGACGGGCCAGATCCCCCACGCGGATGGGGCGTGCCTGGTCGATGACGGCGGGCGCACGCAATGGCTCACCGCGATCATCCGGACCGCTGCGCTGCGGCGCCGCGTGGCGGAGCTGGGGGCCGGCGTACGCGACGCGCCCGCGCGGGCCCTGCACGAAGGATGGGACATCGCGCTCCGCCCGACCGCCGTGGCGGCGACGGACGACGTGGATACGTGGGATCATCTCGGCGAGGCGCGCCGGCGGTTCGGCGCCCGGAAGGAGAAGACCATGTCCGAGCGCACCCTGCCCCCCGAAGCCCTCGAGGAATGGGGCCGCGCCCTGCGGGAGCGGTTCGGGCTCGCCGAAGAGGATCTGCCGATCGGCCTGATCCTCGATCTCGCGCGCGACGTCGCGAACGGCGTGGCGCGCCCGGCGGCGCCCTTCAGCGCGTATGTCGCGGGGCTCGTCGCCGGTCGCGCCGGCGGATCGCCGGAGCAGGTCCGCGACGCCGTCGCGGCGATCACGACCCTCGCCGAGGGCTGGGACGGGCGCTGA